A DNA window from Cydia pomonella isolate Wapato2018A chromosome 18, ilCydPomo1, whole genome shotgun sequence contains the following coding sequences:
- the LOC133527379 gene encoding cuticle protein 3-like: MKSIILAAVLSVAVAQGPYRFQPSYQAYQQQAYQPRPRSYEGNAQILRSDAEVNDRGFHYAFETDNGIQAEESGQEANGIQAQGSYSYTGDDGQVYQVRYTADANGFQAQGAHLPTPPPVPEAIARALAENARDEANGIFDDGSYHESNSGVVAARTFPSPPRYTPPQTRRYF, translated from the exons ATGAAATCG ATCATCCTAGCAGCGGTCCTCTCGGTAGCCGTGGCTCAGGGCCCCTACCGCTTCCAGCCCAGCTACCAGGCCTACCAGCAGCAGGCCTACCAGCCTAGACCCAGGTCATATGAGGGCAACGCGCAAATCCTGAGGTCTGATGCCGAGGTCAACGATAGAGGATTCCATTACGCTTTTGAGACAGATAATG GTATCCAAGCCGAAGAGTCAGGCCAAGAAGCGAACGGCATCCAAGCTCAAGGCAGCTACTCATACACCGGTGACGACGGCCAAGTGTACCAAGTCCGGTACACCGCTGACGCCAACGGTTTCCAGGCCCAGGGTGCTCACCTGCCGACCCCACCGCCTGTTCCTGAAGCCATCGCCAGGGCTTTAGCGGAGAACGCCAGGGATGAAGCTAATGGCATCTTTGATGATG GGAGCTACCACGAGAGCAACTCCGGAGTCGTCGCGGCCCGCACCTTCCCCTCCCCCCCTCGGTACACCCCCCCTCAGACCCGCCGCTACTTCTGA